One genomic segment of Flagellimonas marinaquae includes these proteins:
- a CDS encoding AAA family ATPase encodes MRIAAIFIPQNGLPYIFGKDHHEITLNLGGQFIYEVVETTQGYKILNKKENSEYIEGFWSKNINNISAIVGANGSGKSTILQILKEGGFPVVGEEDGQSQICWPKDAGIFIYYTPYLSETREESEQSFTQNISKLSYFKRDIPNEPLDFNSFWELHNSEQLKRIITFVRSDTFSDELRNLKIPSFDRVRIQVQKISKDDWQTSRNFRPFFDSFKEIKNAQRTREEIELANELGIRTKEDYDENKEYTSLINKLRLKLEILDGVICKVHSIFENSGNKYLEEGFIENEIHTSDPEFAKIDTLKEAFYWFIENAFIKKSSLRFHLPIKQIKKLTELLLKVAEEDDDIENWTILTVNFENCFEIIESYKDFLLSFKEKFSYDKKAMLIFEPDIRLSTGEMAMYELFSVLLDLQYRLENKIDDRIWMKDESEDIQNYYILLDEADLGFHPSWKRMFVKSLVGMIPKIFPDKNLQIILTTHSPLSLSDIPSNNMVLLSKDLTSGNTKVASNDDSRFNSFGANINDLLANSFFLEDYLIGDFAKDKIEEVVDWIKKNKENEQYNKEEYEKMQKTISMIEEPVLRNKLVEMLSEIEINEDFINEMIAKETAYLRSILRRDND; translated from the coding sequence ATGAGGATTGCGGCTATTTTTATTCCTCAGAATGGACTTCCATATATATTCGGAAAGGACCACCACGAAATAACACTAAATTTAGGAGGGCAGTTTATTTACGAGGTTGTCGAAACTACTCAAGGATATAAAATTTTAAACAAAAAGGAGAATTCAGAATATATAGAAGGTTTTTGGTCGAAAAATATAAATAACATTTCTGCAATAGTAGGGGCAAATGGCTCAGGTAAATCGACCATATTGCAAATATTGAAAGAGGGTGGTTTTCCAGTAGTTGGCGAAGAAGATGGACAATCCCAAATATGTTGGCCTAAAGATGCCGGAATATTCATTTACTATACACCCTATTTAAGTGAGACAAGGGAAGAGTCTGAGCAGAGTTTTACCCAAAATATTTCAAAGCTATCTTACTTTAAACGGGACATCCCCAATGAGCCATTGGATTTCAACTCTTTTTGGGAATTACATAATTCTGAACAATTAAAAAGGATAATAACCTTTGTACGTTCAGATACTTTTTCTGATGAACTCAGAAACTTGAAAATCCCAAGCTTTGATAGGGTTAGGATACAAGTTCAAAAAATCTCTAAGGATGATTGGCAAACTTCAAGAAATTTCAGACCGTTTTTTGATTCTTTCAAAGAAATAAAAAATGCTCAAAGGACTCGTGAAGAAATAGAGTTGGCTAATGAGCTTGGAATAAGAACTAAGGAAGATTATGATGAAAACAAAGAATATACTAGTTTAATCAACAAGTTGAGATTAAAACTTGAAATTTTGGATGGAGTTATTTGTAAAGTCCATTCAATATTTGAGAATAGCGGAAATAAATATTTAGAAGAAGGTTTTATAGAAAATGAAATACATACGAGTGACCCTGAATTTGCCAAAATAGATACCTTAAAAGAAGCATTTTATTGGTTTATAGAAAACGCATTTATTAAAAAGAGTAGTCTTAGATTCCATCTGCCCATTAAACAAATAAAAAAACTAACAGAATTACTCCTAAAGGTAGCAGAAGAGGATGATGATATTGAGAATTGGACAATATTGACAGTGAATTTTGAAAATTGTTTTGAAATCATTGAATCTTATAAAGATTTCCTTCTTTCTTTCAAGGAAAAATTTAGTTACGATAAAAAAGCCATGTTAATATTTGAACCAGACATTAGGCTAAGTACCGGTGAAATGGCCATGTATGAACTTTTTTCAGTTTTACTTGACTTACAATATCGCTTGGAAAACAAAATTGATGATAGAATTTGGATGAAAGATGAATCCGAAGATATTCAAAACTATTATATTTTATTGGATGAGGCTGATTTAGGATTTCATCCCTCTTGGAAACGAATGTTTGTCAAATCCTTGGTGGGTATGATTCCTAAAATTTTTCCGGACAAAAATCTCCAAATAATCCTAACAACACATAGCCCTTTAAGTTTGTCAGATATTCCTAGTAATAACATGGTGCTACTGTCAAAAGATTTAACATCAGGAAATACAAAAGTAGCTTCGAATGATGATTCAAGGTTTAACTCGTTTGGAGCAAATATTAATGATTTATTGGCCAACTCTTTCTTTCTGGAAGACTATTTAATTGGAGATTTTGCCAAAGACAAAATAGAGGAAGTAGTGGACTGGATTAAGAAAAATAAGGAAAATGAGCAGTACAACAAGGAAGAGTATGAAAAGATGCAAAAAACAATTTCTATGATTGAGGAACCAGTCTTGCGAAACAAATTGGTCGAAATGTTAAGCGAAATTGAAATCAATGAAGATTTTATAAATGAAATGATAGCTAAAGAAACGGCATATTTAAGAAGTATTTTAAGAAGAGACAATGATTAG
- a CDS encoding McrB family protein, whose protein sequence is MTFHETILSKLLEYRENHPHFNFLMRQRAGAGQRFESGHWFQGNDDYAFVGLINASGGSNRTRSVGILFYPTDNGYTCNLEVVYNEEKDENLIAAYQALIHRIGPFKKITETKYSLHIGEVSKDNFSTLFTFLDRNYQSITQEFRNQGKENVLVSNKKFDSMLSRINEVKASISSKTQTNILAYYCVGITFKDGDNENQLSRFKKENIWENGYGDKNIQIVKGVKPGSMIAAKTTYTEGKNGSTVSVLKIHAIGKVIANPGDGHILKVKWEDNLNPFVLYGKGGYRSTISQIRNQETIDLIFKVRKGNSPDELDKLNINEMALNQILYGPPGTGKTYSTKELAVQIANPALSIKKDLDSVQKRELILSEYDRLCEAGQIVFTTFHQSFGYEDFVEGIKPVTTADQKLIYDIKPGVFKKVCKKAEDNYLDFKKGGANEMAFDDAFEKLKEEWEENEEIKFPLKREGYDFTIIGFTEKSIQFKKSSGGTDHTLSISTLRDAYYGTREINETGVGIYYPSILKRLKSYESENDSSIKSFKNYVLIIDEINRGNVSSIFGELITLLEPDKRLGADEEILLKLPYSKDETFGVPPNLYIVGTMNTADRSVEALDTALRRRFIFEEVMPKPQLLEKITYDGFNLKEVLETINERIEALLDRDHTIGHSYFIKLKSGDVDGLSRVFKNNIIPLLQEYFYNDYEKIALVLGEGFVKEKGTGKVNFAQVKNIDVPESEATYILLPQIDDIEAAVGRLLNTSNE, encoded by the coding sequence ATGACCTTCCATGAAACCATTTTAAGTAAACTACTAGAGTATAGGGAGAATCATCCACATTTTAATTTTCTAATGCGTCAACGCGCTGGGGCTGGACAGCGATTTGAAAGTGGTCATTGGTTTCAAGGCAATGATGATTATGCTTTTGTTGGTTTAATCAATGCAAGTGGAGGCTCCAATAGAACTAGAAGCGTTGGTATATTGTTCTATCCAACTGATAATGGATATACCTGTAATCTAGAAGTAGTATATAACGAGGAAAAAGATGAAAACCTGATTGCAGCATATCAAGCTTTAATCCATCGAATTGGTCCTTTCAAAAAAATTACAGAAACTAAGTATTCACTCCATATAGGAGAAGTTTCAAAAGATAATTTTTCAACTCTCTTTACTTTCCTGGATCGTAATTACCAATCCATTACCCAAGAGTTTAGAAATCAGGGCAAAGAAAATGTATTGGTAAGTAATAAGAAGTTTGATAGTATGCTTTCAAGAATAAACGAAGTGAAGGCTTCTATCAGCTCGAAAACGCAAACAAATATACTAGCCTATTATTGTGTTGGCATTACTTTTAAGGATGGTGACAATGAAAATCAACTTTCAAGATTTAAAAAGGAAAACATATGGGAAAATGGTTATGGAGATAAAAATATCCAAATAGTCAAGGGAGTTAAGCCAGGGTCGATGATAGCTGCCAAAACGACTTATACCGAAGGAAAAAATGGCTCTACAGTTTCAGTATTAAAAATTCATGCAATTGGAAAAGTAATAGCAAACCCTGGAGATGGACATATATTGAAGGTCAAGTGGGAAGATAATTTAAATCCATTTGTCCTTTATGGAAAAGGTGGTTATCGAAGTACAATTTCACAGATAAGAAATCAAGAAACAATTGATTTAATTTTTAAAGTTAGAAAAGGAAATAGCCCTGATGAACTAGATAAACTAAATATAAACGAAATGGCATTGAATCAAATTTTATATGGCCCACCGGGGACAGGTAAAACATATTCTACAAAGGAATTGGCTGTGCAGATTGCCAACCCAGCACTTTCAATTAAAAAGGACTTGGATAGTGTCCAAAAGCGGGAATTGATTTTGAGTGAGTATGATAGATTGTGTGAAGCAGGACAAATTGTATTTACCACCTTTCATCAATCATTTGGATATGAAGATTTTGTAGAAGGTATTAAACCTGTCACCACTGCTGACCAAAAACTTATTTATGATATAAAACCGGGTGTATTTAAGAAAGTTTGTAAAAAGGCAGAGGACAACTATCTAGATTTTAAGAAAGGGGGTGCCAACGAAATGGCGTTTGACGACGCTTTTGAAAAATTAAAGGAAGAATGGGAAGAAAATGAGGAAATAAAATTTCCCTTAAAAAGAGAGGGGTATGATTTCACTATCATAGGTTTTACAGAAAAATCAATCCAATTTAAAAAATCAAGTGGGGGAACAGACCATACTTTGAGTATCTCAACCTTAAGAGACGCTTATTATGGCACAAGAGAAATTAATGAGACGGGGGTTGGTATCTATTACCCCAGTATTTTAAAAAGGTTGAAAAGTTATGAGTCCGAAAATGATTCTTCTATAAAGTCATTTAAAAACTATGTTTTAATCATAGATGAAATCAATCGCGGAAATGTTTCTTCAATTTTTGGGGAATTAATTACACTGTTAGAGCCTGATAAAAGGTTGGGAGCTGATGAGGAAATACTTTTGAAATTACCATATTCTAAGGATGAAACATTTGGCGTACCTCCAAATCTTTATATCGTTGGCACAATGAATACTGCCGATAGAAGTGTGGAAGCTTTGGACACCGCCTTACGGAGACGGTTTATCTTTGAGGAAGTTATGCCCAAGCCCCAATTGTTGGAAAAAATCACATATGACGGCTTTAACCTTAAGGAGGTTTTGGAGACTATAAATGAACGTATCGAAGCCCTGTTGGATAGAGACCATACCATTGGTCATTCATACTTCATCAAATTAAAAAGTGGTGATGTGGATGGACTTTCACGTGTTTTTAAGAACAACATCATCCCATTATTACAAGAGTATTTTTACAACGATTACGAAAAAATCGCCTTGGTACTTGGCGAGGGTTTTGTAAAAGAGAAAGGTACAGGGAAGGTCAATTTCGCCCAAGTTAAAAATATAGATGTACCGGAAAGTGAAGCAACTTACATATTACTTCCACAAATTGATGATATTGAAGCTGCTGTAGGCAGGTTACTGAATACATCTAATGAATAA